The proteins below come from a single Mus musculus strain C57BL/6J chromosome 5, GRCm38.p6 C57BL/6J genomic window:
- the Tmprss11b gene encoding transmembrane protease serine 11B-like protein, producing MYRPVIASRKSIPPWLIILCVLGVLAALGIIIGLLVHFLAVENKIYYYQGGFKVLDIPYDRNYERETSLESNYLSKILENKMVEAFQNSNIYKQYINSQVITLVPDNNSVTAHIWLVFKDPWSNKENLRRRIESILRQMLENNPESLTTDPGSLKLTEISKVDAEKIINNRCGRRPRMSATYDRITGGSTAHKGEWPWQASLRVNGKHYCGASLIGERFLLTAAHCFQGTNNPKNLTVSFGTRVTPAYMQHSVQEIIIHEDYVKGEHHDDVAVIKLTEKVSFNNDVHRVCLPESTQIFPPGEGVVVTGWGSFSYNGKSPLLLQKASIKIIDTNTCNSEEAYGGRIVDTMLCAGYLEGSIDACQGDSGGPLVHPNSRDIWYLVGIVSWGHECGRVNKPGVYMRVTSYRNWIASKTGI from the exons AAAACAAGATCTACTACTATCAAGGTGGTTTTAAAGTGCTGGATATTCCATATGACAGAAATTATGAAAGGGAGACATCACTAGAAAGTAACTACCTCAGTAAAATCCTTGAGAATAAA ATGGTTGAAGCCTTTCAGAATTCTAACATTTACAAACAATATATCAACTCTCAGGTCATCACATTGGT TCCTGATAACAACAGCGTGACAGCACATATATGGCTGGTGTTTAAGGATCCCTGGTCTAACAAGGAAAACCTAAGAAGGAGAATTGAAAGCATCTTACGTCAGATGCTGGAGAACAACCCAGAATCCCTGACTACAGATCCTGGGTCTCTGAAGCTCACGG AAATCAGTAAGGTTGATGCTGAGAAGATTATCAACAACC GCTGTGGGAGAAGACCAAGAATGTCTGCAACCTACGACAGAATCACGGGAGGTTCCACTGCTCACAAAGGAGAGTGGCCATGGCAAGCGAGTCTCAGAGTGAATGGTAAACACTACTGTGGGGCATCTCTGATTGGCGAAAGATTTCTGCTCACAGCAGCTCATTGCTTTCAAGG GACAAATAATCCAAAAAACTTAACTGTCAGCTTTGGCACTAGAGTAACTCCAGCCTACATGCAGCATTCTGTTCAAGAGATTATTATTCATGAAGATTATGTGAAGGGGGAACATCATGATGACGTTGCAGTTATAAAGCTCACTGAAAAAGTTTCATTCAATAATGATGTGCATCGGGTTTGTCTTCCGGAATCCACCCAGATTTTTCCACCAGGTGAAGGAGTCGTTGTTACAGGATGGGGATCATTTTCTTACAATG GTAAATCCCCACTGTTACTTCAGAAAGCATCCATTAAAATCATTGACACAAATACTTGCAATTCAGAAGAAGCTTATGGAGGCAGGATAGTGGACACAATGCTCTGTGCTGGCTACTTGGAAGGCAGTATCGATGCTTGCCAG ggtgaCTCTGGAGGACCACTAGTTCATCCCAATTCTCGAGATATTTGGTACCTTGTTGGGATAGTGAGCTGGGGGCATGAATGTGGCAGAGTCAACAAGCCAGGGGTCTATATGAGAGTAACTTCCTACCGTAACTGGATTGCCTCCAAGACTGGTATCTAG